From the genome of Azospira restricta, one region includes:
- a CDS encoding tetratricopeptide repeat protein produces MQTNKTRTLCAALLAAFALHAPMAFADALTDRAGALLDAGKGVEAYQLLEPQESTRAGEPLFDFLLGRAALEAGQNTRAVFALERVLAVEPNNVRARAEIARAYLALGETQTAEQEFATVKRQGVPADVSMTVDRYIAAMRRAEEPAALTGYVEATVGYDSNVNVGPNRSTIAIPGFGNLPFELDSDTKANADGYGSLGGGVNLRAPLGGGYTLLAGLAGATRNNFGKQQFDTQNADASLGVTRSADRDVYTLMAQGGTFYLDHGRFRDHVSLTGQWQRNLDARNQVGLFAQYAELDYPDQEARDARRWVAGASFAHLYRDGLVAFASAYGVSERPQRHDRADWLGFDGGGLRAGARMNFDAQTVLFGAVSWEYRGYREDDPLFLKKRRDNQFGVSVGATRYLTREWSVTPQLSLTYNDSNTKLTDYHRETLSVTVRREF; encoded by the coding sequence GTGCAAACGAACAAGACCAGGACCCTGTGCGCCGCGCTGCTGGCGGCCTTCGCGCTGCATGCGCCGATGGCGTTCGCGGACGCGCTGACCGATCGCGCCGGTGCGCTGCTCGATGCCGGCAAGGGCGTCGAGGCTTATCAGCTGCTCGAGCCGCAGGAATCGACGCGCGCCGGCGAGCCGCTGTTCGATTTCCTGCTCGGGCGGGCGGCGCTGGAAGCCGGCCAGAACACCCGTGCCGTCTTCGCGCTCGAGCGCGTGCTGGCGGTCGAGCCGAACAACGTCCGCGCCCGTGCCGAGATCGCCCGTGCCTACCTCGCGTTGGGCGAGACGCAGACCGCCGAGCAGGAGTTCGCGACGGTCAAGCGGCAGGGCGTGCCGGCCGACGTGTCGATGACGGTCGACCGCTACATCGCGGCGATGCGGCGGGCGGAGGAGCCGGCGGCGCTGACCGGCTACGTCGAGGCGACGGTCGGCTACGACAGCAACGTCAACGTCGGCCCGAACCGGTCGACGATCGCGATTCCCGGCTTCGGCAACCTGCCCTTCGAACTGGATAGCGACACCAAGGCCAATGCCGACGGCTACGGCTCGCTCGGCGGCGGCGTGAACCTGCGGGCGCCGCTCGGCGGCGGCTACACGCTGCTCGCCGGTCTCGCCGGCGCGACGCGCAACAACTTCGGCAAGCAGCAGTTCGACACGCAGAACGCCGACGCCAGCCTCGGCGTCACGCGCAGCGCCGACCGCGACGTCTATACGCTGATGGCGCAGGGCGGCACCTTCTACCTCGACCACGGCCGTTTCCGCGACCACGTCAGCCTGACCGGGCAGTGGCAGCGCAACCTCGACGCGCGCAACCAGGTCGGCCTCTTCGCGCAGTATGCGGAACTCGATTATCCGGACCAGGAGGCGCGCGACGCCCGGCGCTGGGTGGCCGGCGCCAGCTTCGCGCATCTCTACCGCGACGGGCTGGTCGCCTTCGCCAGCGCCTACGGCGTCAGCGAGCGGCCGCAACGGCATGACCGTGCCGACTGGCTCGGTTTCGACGGCGGCGGCCTGCGCGCCGGCGCACGCATGAACTTCGACGCGCAGACCGTGCTCTTCGGCGCCGTCAGCTGGGAGTACCGCGGCTACAGGGAGGACGATCCGCTGTTCCTGAAGAAGCGCCGCGACAACCAGTTCGGCGTCAGCGTCGGCGCGACCCGCTACCTGACCAGGGAGTGGAGCGTCACGCCGCA
- the metG gene encoding methionine--tRNA ligase has product MPRKILVTSALPYANGAIHLGHLVEYIQTDVWVRFQKMRGNECWYVCADDTHGTPIMLRAEKEGITPEALIERVHGEHSRDFAGFHVGFDNYYSTHSPETRACAEDIYGKLKAAGLIEVRTIEQYYDPVKQMFLPDRFIKGECPKCSAKDQYGDNCEVCGAAYTPNELKNPYSAVSGAKPELRNSDHYFFKLSDAKCQAFLRRWTREAGRLQAEASNKMQEWLGAEGENKLTDWDISRDAPYFGFEIPEAPGKYFYVWMDAPIGYMGSFKNLCEKRGLDFNEYFKPDSSTELYHFIGKDILYFHALFWPAELEHAGYRTPTKIFAHGFLTVDGAKMSKSRGTFITAESYLKTGLNPEWLRYYYAAKLNGTMEDIDLNLDDFVARVNSDLVGKYVNIASRCAGFISKKFDGRLGHTDAAWLQPLREAADSIAAAYEDRDFGRALREVMALADAANVVVNDRKPWELAKQDGKEAELHAACSEAIEAFRLLTLYLKPVLPKVAEAVEGFLGIQPLTWTDAIAALPAGHAINAYSHLMTRIDPKQVVALVEANKESLGAVANATPAPAPQKHAEKQENAVAAAAAAAESGPHITIDDFMKVDLRVAKIVDAGHVEGAEKLIRLSLDIGEEKPRQVFAGIKSAYDPAALVGRLTVMVANLAPRKMKFGMSEGMVLAASNADDKNGGLYILSPDSGAQPGMRVK; this is encoded by the coding sequence ATGCCCCGCAAGATCCTCGTCACCTCCGCCCTGCCCTACGCCAACGGCGCCATCCACCTCGGCCACCTCGTCGAGTACATCCAGACCGACGTCTGGGTGCGCTTCCAGAAGATGCGCGGCAACGAGTGCTGGTACGTCTGCGCCGACGACACGCACGGCACGCCGATCATGCTGCGCGCGGAGAAGGAGGGGATCACGCCGGAGGCGCTGATCGAGCGCGTGCATGGCGAGCATTCGCGCGATTTCGCCGGCTTCCACGTCGGCTTCGACAACTACTATTCGACGCACTCGCCGGAGACGCGCGCCTGCGCCGAGGACATCTACGGCAAGCTGAAGGCGGCCGGGCTGATCGAGGTGCGCACGATCGAGCAGTACTACGACCCGGTCAAGCAGATGTTCCTGCCCGACCGCTTCATCAAGGGCGAGTGCCCGAAGTGCTCGGCCAAGGACCAGTACGGCGACAACTGCGAGGTATGCGGCGCCGCCTACACGCCGAACGAGCTGAAGAACCCGTACTCGGCGGTGTCCGGCGCCAAGCCGGAGCTGCGCAACTCGGACCACTACTTCTTCAAGCTCTCCGACGCCAAATGCCAGGCCTTCCTGCGCCGGTGGACGCGCGAGGCCGGCCGCCTGCAGGCGGAAGCCTCGAACAAGATGCAGGAATGGCTCGGCGCCGAGGGCGAGAACAAGCTGACCGACTGGGACATCTCGCGCGACGCGCCGTACTTCGGCTTCGAGATCCCGGAGGCGCCGGGCAAGTACTTCTACGTCTGGATGGACGCGCCGATCGGCTACATGGGTTCGTTCAAGAACCTGTGCGAAAAACGTGGCCTCGACTTCAACGAGTACTTCAAGCCCGATTCGTCGACCGAGCTGTACCACTTCATCGGCAAGGACATCCTCTACTTCCACGCGCTGTTCTGGCCGGCCGAGCTGGAGCACGCCGGCTACCGCACGCCGACCAAGATCTTCGCGCACGGCTTCCTGACCGTGGACGGCGCCAAGATGTCGAAGTCGCGCGGCACCTTCATCACCGCCGAGAGCTACCTGAAGACCGGGCTCAACCCGGAATGGCTGCGCTACTACTACGCGGCCAAGCTGAACGGCACGATGGAGGACATCGACCTCAACCTCGACGACTTCGTCGCGCGCGTCAATTCCGACCTGGTCGGCAAGTACGTGAACATCGCCAGCCGTTGCGCCGGCTTCATCAGCAAGAAGTTCGACGGCAGGCTCGGCCACACCGACGCCGCCTGGCTGCAGCCGCTGCGCGAGGCCGCCGACAGCATCGCCGCCGCCTACGAGGACCGCGACTTCGGCCGCGCGCTGCGCGAAGTGATGGCGCTGGCCGATGCCGCCAACGTGGTGGTCAATGACCGCAAGCCGTGGGAGCTGGCCAAGCAGGACGGCAAGGAGGCCGAGCTGCACGCCGCCTGCTCGGAGGCGATCGAGGCCTTCCGCCTGCTCACGCTGTACCTGAAGCCGGTGCTGCCGAAGGTCGCCGAGGCGGTCGAGGGCTTCCTCGGCATCCAGCCGCTGACCTGGACCGACGCCATCGCCGCGCTGCCCGCCGGCCACGCGATCAACGCCTACAGCCACCTGATGACGCGCATCGACCCGAAGCAGGTCGTCGCGCTGGTCGAGGCCAACAAGGAATCGCTGGGAGCGGTGGCAAATGCGACGCCCGCCCCCGCCCCGCAGAAACACGCCGAGAAACAGGAGAACGCCGTGGCCGCTGCCGCCGCTGCCGCTGAAAGCGGCCCGCACATCACCATCGACGATTTCATGAAGGTCGACCTGCGCGTCGCGAAGATCGTCGACGCCGGCCACGTCGAAGGAGCCGAGAAGCTGATCCGCCTGTCGCTCGACATCGGCGAGGAGAAACCGCGCCAGGTCTTCGCCGGCATCAAGTCGGCCTACGATCCGGCGGCGCTGGTCGGGCGGCTGACGGTGATGGTCGCCAACCTGGCACCGCGCAAGATGAAGTTCGGCATGAGCGAGGGCATGGTGCTCGCCGCGTCGAACGCCGACGACAAGAACGGCGGCCTCTACATCCTGTCGCCGGATTCCGGCGCGCAGCCGGGGATGCGCGTCAAATGA
- the apbC gene encoding iron-sulfur cluster carrier protein ApbC: MAVTVEAVKAALQGLIDPNTQKDYVAGKSAKNIKVDGDDVSFDIELGYPANSQIDGIRKQVIGAVKALPGVGNVSANVYVKIVSHAVQRGLKPLPGVKNIIAVASGKGGVGKSTTAVNLALALAQEGARVGILDADIYGPSQPQMLGLAGQQPESRDGKSMEPLVAYGVQAMSIGFLIDVEMPMVWRGPMVVQALEQMLNDTNWQDLDYLVVDMPPGTGDTQLTLAQKVPVTGAVIVTTPQDIALIDARKGLKMFEKVSVPIIGLVENMSIHVCSNCGHAEHIFGTGGGEAMCKDYNVEFLGALPLELNIREMADSGKPTVVGAPDSKAADIYRTIARRVAVKVGETAKDMSAKFPTIVVQNT, translated from the coding sequence ATGGCAGTCACCGTCGAGGCCGTCAAGGCCGCCCTGCAGGGCCTCATCGATCCCAATACGCAGAAGGACTATGTCGCCGGCAAGTCGGCGAAGAACATCAAGGTCGATGGCGACGACGTGTCGTTCGACATCGAGCTGGGCTATCCGGCCAACTCGCAGATCGACGGCATCCGCAAGCAGGTGATCGGCGCGGTCAAGGCGCTTCCGGGCGTCGGCAACGTCAGCGCCAACGTCTATGTGAAGATCGTCTCGCACGCGGTGCAGCGCGGCCTGAAGCCGCTGCCGGGGGTGAAGAACATCATCGCCGTGGCCTCGGGCAAGGGCGGCGTCGGCAAGAGCACGACCGCGGTGAACCTGGCGCTGGCGCTGGCCCAGGAAGGCGCGCGCGTCGGCATCCTGGACGCCGACATCTACGGTCCGTCGCAGCCGCAGATGCTGGGGCTCGCCGGCCAGCAGCCGGAGTCGCGCGACGGCAAGTCGATGGAGCCGCTCGTGGCCTACGGCGTGCAGGCGATGTCGATCGGCTTCCTGATCGACGTCGAGATGCCGATGGTCTGGCGCGGCCCGATGGTCGTGCAGGCGCTGGAGCAGATGCTCAACGACACCAACTGGCAGGACCTCGACTACCTCGTCGTCGACATGCCGCCGGGCACCGGCGACACGCAGCTGACGCTGGCGCAGAAGGTGCCGGTGACCGGCGCGGTGATCGTCACCACGCCGCAGGACATCGCGCTGATCGACGCGCGCAAGGGCCTGAAGATGTTCGAGAAGGTGAGCGTGCCGATCATCGGCCTGGTCGAGAACATGAGCATCCACGTCTGCTCGAACTGCGGCCACGCCGAGCACATCTTCGGCACCGGCGGCGGCGAGGCGATGTGCAAGGACTACAACGTCGAGTTCCTCGGCGCGCTGCCGCTCGAGCTGAACATCCGCGAGATGGCCGATTCGGGCAAGCCGACGGTGGTCGGCGCGCCGGACTCGAAGGCCGCCGACATCTACCGGACGATCGCCCGCCGCGTCGCGGTCAAGGTCGGCGAGACGGCCAAGGACATGTCGGCCAAGTTCCCGACCATCGTCGTGCAGAACACCTGA
- a CDS encoding carboxysome shell carbonic anhydrase domain-containg protein, whose product MDIHAKPIGERIDWLLERAGDYSERFCSPENWLARERYLAQHPTAIAVLKCMDGRINIPVATQTPLGIIQPFRNLGGIFDLGWPHLGEVLAGYVQRRIREGRRVLLVVTYHFSRGSKARGCAGFDYDTDAARAHTRRIRQQVATVFGQAHGTVYPLVCGFETDEDALLVHGDGEAVLDLATLGADEEAALAPRLAALLPDMPEQVRADLLPLLAGNLRHVAEVRRTPRAAETEHREWMICVGRGFDFLHMPNLALIVGPYSPELAEPVATAAGIIAGNMRDRRIPGDGFLLLASVPYEEVGVDRARAELKSRFLAEFSAGVIAARHPALARGMHLRTAVLDWRSRRLEQLDAG is encoded by the coding sequence ATGGACATCCACGCCAAGCCGATCGGCGAACGCATCGACTGGCTCCTCGAGCGCGCCGGCGACTACTCGGAACGCTTCTGCAGCCCGGAGAACTGGCTGGCGCGCGAGCGCTACCTGGCGCAGCACCCGACCGCGATCGCCGTGCTCAAGTGCATGGACGGCCGCATCAACATCCCGGTCGCGACGCAGACCCCGCTCGGCATCATCCAGCCCTTCCGCAACCTCGGCGGCATCTTCGACCTCGGCTGGCCGCACCTCGGCGAGGTACTCGCCGGCTACGTGCAGCGCCGCATCCGCGAAGGCCGCCGGGTGCTGCTGGTCGTCACCTACCACTTCTCGCGCGGCAGCAAGGCGCGCGGCTGCGCCGGCTTCGACTACGACACCGACGCCGCGCGGGCGCATACCCGCCGCATCCGGCAGCAGGTGGCGACGGTGTTCGGGCAGGCGCACGGCACGGTCTATCCGCTGGTCTGCGGCTTCGAGACCGACGAGGATGCGCTGCTGGTGCACGGCGACGGCGAGGCCGTGCTCGACCTGGCGACGCTCGGCGCCGACGAGGAGGCCGCGCTCGCGCCGCGGCTGGCGGCGCTGCTGCCGGACATGCCGGAGCAAGTGCGCGCCGACCTGCTGCCGCTGCTCGCCGGCAACCTGCGCCACGTCGCCGAGGTCCGGCGCACGCCGCGCGCGGCCGAAACCGAGCACCGCGAGTGGATGATCTGCGTCGGCCGCGGCTTCGACTTCCTGCACATGCCGAACCTGGCGCTGATCGTCGGCCCCTACAGCCCGGAGCTGGCCGAGCCGGTGGCGACGGCCGCCGGCATCATCGCCGGCAACATGCGCGACCGGCGCATTCCCGGCGACGGCTTCCTGCTGCTCGCGTCGGTGCCGTACGAGGAAGTCGGCGTCGATCGTGCGCGCGCCGAGCTGAAGTCGCGCTTTCTCGCCGAGTTCTCGGCCGGCGTGATCGCCGCCCGCCACCCGGCGCTGGCGCGCGGCATGCACCTGCGCACCGCGGTCCTCGACTGGCGCTCGCGCCGGCTGGAGCAGCTCGACGCCGGCTGA
- a CDS encoding FecR family protein, translated as MIFRFDRHFAGLRLLLGLLLAGVAAIAAAQPAATIVFATGNASVLAADGAARRAERGAAVAVGDTVHTADGRAQLRFLDGATISLQPGTQFRVEQFRFADQGGRAAAEDRVVMRFLKGALRAVSGLIGKQRNEQYRMDTPVGTIGIRGTEYGATLAGGGLSVTTYAGLVEVCNAAGCALAGPGQTLLVADGNTRPRLQGGGQAPTAPGAAVPELPPAQVSPQLPAPPPQPVMPPPQSPSPYVPQDSGRLY; from the coding sequence ATGATTTTCCGATTCGACCGGCATTTCGCCGGGCTCCGCCTGCTGCTCGGCCTGCTGCTCGCCGGCGTCGCGGCCATTGCTGCCGCGCAGCCGGCGGCGACGATCGTCTTCGCCACCGGCAACGCCAGCGTGCTCGCCGCCGACGGCGCCGCGCGCCGGGCCGAGCGCGGCGCGGCGGTGGCCGTCGGCGACACCGTCCATACCGCGGACGGCCGCGCGCAACTGCGCTTCCTCGACGGCGCAACGATCTCGCTGCAGCCGGGAACGCAGTTCCGCGTCGAGCAGTTCCGCTTCGCCGACCAGGGCGGCCGCGCCGCCGCCGAGGACCGCGTCGTGATGCGCTTCCTGAAGGGGGCACTGCGCGCAGTCAGCGGCCTGATCGGCAAGCAGAGGAACGAGCAGTACCGGATGGACACGCCGGTCGGCACGATCGGCATCCGCGGCACCGAATACGGCGCCACGCTGGCCGGCGGCGGCCTGTCGGTGACGACCTACGCCGGCCTGGTCGAGGTCTGCAATGCCGCCGGCTGCGCGCTGGCCGGGCCGGGGCAGACGCTGCTGGTGGCGGACGGCAACACCCGGCCGCGCCTGCAGGGCGGCGGCCAGGCGCCGACGGCGCCGGGCGCGGCGGTGCCGGAGCTGCCGCCGGCGCAGGTTTCGCCACAGCTGCCGGCGCCACCGCCGCAACCGGTGATGCCGCCGCCGCAGTCGCCGTCGCCGTATGTGCCGCAGGACAGCGGACGGCTCTACTGA
- a CDS encoding CopG family transcriptional regulator: MENRTARLTILIDPRKKKIFEEICAAHDLTPSQVVRKLIRQYIIDNAEGRELPDWLTGPARTRGDGDAG, from the coding sequence ATGGAAAACCGGACTGCCAGACTGACCATCCTGATCGACCCGCGCAAGAAGAAGATCTTCGAGGAGATCTGCGCGGCGCACGACCTGACGCCGTCGCAGGTGGTGCGCAAGCTGATCCGCCAGTACATCATCGACAACGCCGAAGGCCGCGAGCTGCCGGACTGGCTGACCGGCCCGGCGCGCACGCGCGGCGACGGCGACGCCGGCTGA
- a CDS encoding complex I subunit 4 family protein, which translates to MAAGAFPILSLLLALPFAGAAGCLLLARGGGARALAIAAAGATLLAALAAVGLFDPARGDFQLLEERLWIPGIGVHYRVGVDGLSLFFLPTTALLFAAAIVAGARAPRPAPGFHYALLLLLEGATLGVFCALDTLLFFVFWEFALLPLYFLIGLWGLGAAGRAAAARYFLIMLAGGVPLLFALLLLAAASGLGFDLPALLALAPDALPRGVQLAVFLLLLIGLGVKVPFVPLHTWLPSLALGAPATVTALLVGLKLGAYGLLRLALPLSPLVARELHWLLAGLGTLAILYGAVAALAQSNLRGALAYGSVSHVGLAVLGLASFSVAGVQGTVLLLLGFALATGGSFLLLAALQRRLGGSDLARLSGLRRRMPRLAGLLLLFGLAGMGMPGTSGFPAEFLILVAALPAHSGAALAALFGLVVAAAAFLAPYRSAFFGPLRPGPADEADDLTRREFAVALLFALLLVGFGLWPSWLLEAIRPAAELWVARLS; encoded by the coding sequence ATGGCGGCGGGCGCCTTCCCGATCCTCAGCCTGCTACTGGCGCTGCCCTTCGCCGGCGCCGCCGGCTGCCTGCTGCTCGCCCGCGGCGGCGGCGCGCGCGCGCTGGCGATCGCCGCCGCCGGCGCGACGCTGCTCGCGGCGCTCGCCGCGGTCGGCCTGTTCGATCCGGCTCGCGGCGATTTCCAGCTGCTCGAGGAGCGGCTGTGGATCCCGGGCATCGGCGTGCATTACCGGGTCGGCGTCGACGGCCTGTCGCTGTTCTTCCTGCCGACGACGGCGCTGCTCTTCGCCGCCGCGATCGTCGCCGGCGCGCGCGCGCCGCGCCCGGCGCCGGGCTTCCACTACGCGCTGCTGTTGCTGCTGGAGGGCGCCACGCTGGGCGTCTTCTGCGCGCTCGACACGCTGCTCTTCTTCGTCTTCTGGGAGTTCGCGCTGCTGCCGCTGTACTTCCTGATCGGGCTGTGGGGGCTGGGCGCCGCCGGTCGTGCGGCGGCGGCACGCTACTTCCTGATCATGCTTGCCGGCGGCGTGCCGTTGCTCTTCGCGCTGCTGCTGCTCGCCGCCGCCAGCGGCCTCGGCTTCGACCTGCCGGCGCTGCTCGCGCTCGCCCCCGACGCGCTGCCGCGCGGCGTGCAGTTGGCGGTGTTCCTGCTGCTGCTGATCGGCCTCGGCGTCAAGGTGCCGTTCGTGCCGCTGCACACCTGGCTGCCGTCGCTGGCGCTGGGCGCCCCGGCGACGGTGACGGCGCTGCTGGTCGGCCTCAAGCTCGGCGCCTACGGCCTGCTGCGGCTGGCGCTGCCGCTGTCGCCGCTGGTCGCGCGCGAGCTGCACTGGCTGCTTGCCGGGCTGGGCACGCTGGCGATCCTCTACGGCGCGGTGGCGGCGCTGGCGCAGAGCAACCTGCGCGGCGCGCTGGCCTACGGCAGCGTTTCGCACGTCGGGCTGGCGGTGCTCGGGCTGGCCTCGTTCTCGGTCGCCGGCGTGCAGGGCACGGTGCTGCTGCTGCTCGGCTTCGCGCTCGCCACCGGCGGCAGCTTCCTGCTGCTCGCCGCGCTGCAGCGGCGGCTCGGCGGCAGCGACCTGGCGCGGCTGTCCGGGCTGCGCCGGCGCATGCCGCGGCTGGCCGGGCTGCTGCTGCTGTTCGGGCTGGCGGGGATGGGGATGCCGGGGACCAGCGGCTTCCCGGCGGAATTCCTGATTCTCGTCGCGGCGCTGCCGGCGCACAGCGGCGCCGCGCTGGCCGCGCTGTTCGGCCTGGTGGTGGCCGCCGCCGCCTTCCTGGCGCCGTACCGCAGCGCCTTCTTCGGGCCGCTGCGGCCGGGGCCGGCGGACGAGGCCGACGATCTGACGCGGCGCGAGTTCGCCGTCGCGCTGCTGTTCGCGCTGCTGCTGGTCGGCTTCGGCCTGTGGCCGTCGTGGTTGCTCGAAGCGATCCGCCCGGCGGCGGAGCTGTGGGTGGCGCGCCTGTCCTGA
- a CDS encoding arginine/lysine/ornithine decarboxylase, producing the protein MRFHFPVIIIDEDFRSENASGLGIRALAEAIEQEGMEVLGVTSYGDLTSFAQQQSRASCFILSIDDEELANEPEETLAELRAFVEEIRYKNAEIPIFLHGETRTSRHIPNDILRELHGFIHMFEDTPEFIARNVVREAKSYLDSLPPPFFRALTHYAADGSYSWHCPGHSGGVAFLKSPVGQMFHQFFGENMLRADVCNAVEELGQLLDHTGPVAASERNAARIFNCDHLYFVTNGTSTSNKIVWHSTVAPGDIVVVDRNCHKSVLHSIIMTGAIPVFLMPTRNNFGIIGPIPKSEFSWESIQRKIAANPFATDKNAKPRVLTITQSTYDGILYNVEDIKEMLDGKIDTLHFDEAWLPHAAFHDFYGDYHAIGADRPRCKESMVFATQSTHKLLAGLSQASQILVQDSEGRKLDRDVFNEAYLMHTSTSPQYAIIASCDVAAAMMEEPGGTALVEESIAEALDFRRAMRKVDEEWGADWWFKVWGPDDLSEEGIEERDAWMLKPGERWHGFGQLEDSFNMLDPIKATIVTPGLDVDGDFADWGIPAAIVTKYLAEHGVIVEKCGLYSFFIMFTIGITKGRWNTMVTELQQFKDDYDKNQPLWKVLPEFCQKHPRYERVGLRDLCQQIHDVYKANDVARLTTEMYLSDMVPAMRPADAFAKMAHREIERVAIDQLEGRVTSVLLTPYPPGIPLLIPGERFNATIVNYLRFARDFNARFPGFETDIHGLVKGDDGRYYVDCVK; encoded by the coding sequence ATGCGCTTCCACTTCCCGGTCATCATCATCGACGAGGACTTCCGTTCGGAAAACGCCTCCGGCCTCGGCATCCGCGCGCTGGCCGAGGCCATCGAGCAGGAGGGCATGGAGGTGCTCGGCGTCACCAGCTACGGCGACCTGACCTCGTTCGCGCAGCAGCAGTCGCGCGCCTCGTGCTTCATCCTGTCGATCGACGACGAGGAGCTCGCCAACGAGCCGGAGGAGACGCTCGCCGAGCTGCGTGCCTTCGTCGAGGAGATCCGCTACAAGAACGCCGAGATCCCGATCTTCCTGCACGGCGAGACGCGCACCTCGCGCCACATCCCGAACGACATCCTGCGCGAGCTGCACGGCTTCATCCACATGTTCGAGGACACGCCGGAGTTCATCGCCAGGAACGTCGTGCGCGAGGCGAAGTCCTACCTCGACTCGCTGCCGCCGCCGTTCTTCCGCGCGCTGACGCACTACGCCGCCGACGGCTCGTACTCGTGGCACTGCCCCGGCCACTCCGGCGGCGTCGCCTTCCTGAAGAGCCCGGTCGGCCAGATGTTCCACCAGTTCTTCGGCGAGAACATGCTGCGCGCCGACGTCTGCAACGCGGTCGAGGAACTCGGCCAGCTCCTGGACCACACCGGCCCGGTCGCCGCCTCCGAGCGCAACGCCGCGCGCATCTTCAACTGCGACCACCTGTACTTCGTCACCAACGGCACCTCGACCTCGAACAAGATCGTCTGGCACTCGACGGTGGCGCCGGGCGACATCGTCGTCGTCGACCGCAACTGCCACAAGTCGGTGCTGCACTCGATCATCATGACCGGCGCGATCCCGGTGTTCCTGATGCCGACGCGCAACAACTTCGGCATCATCGGCCCGATCCCGAAGAGCGAGTTCTCGTGGGAGAGCATCCAGAGGAAGATCGCCGCCAACCCGTTCGCCACCGACAAGAACGCCAAGCCGCGCGTGCTGACGATCACGCAGTCGACCTACGACGGCATCCTCTACAACGTCGAGGACATCAAGGAGATGCTCGACGGCAAGATCGACACGCTGCACTTCGACGAAGCCTGGCTGCCGCACGCCGCGTTCCACGACTTCTACGGCGACTACCACGCGATCGGCGCCGACCGGCCGCGCTGCAAGGAGTCGATGGTGTTCGCGACGCAGTCGACGCACAAGCTGCTGGCCGGCCTGTCGCAGGCCTCGCAGATCCTGGTGCAGGACTCGGAGGGGCGCAAGCTCGACCGCGACGTGTTCAACGAGGCCTACCTGATGCACACCTCGACCTCGCCGCAGTACGCGATCATCGCCTCGTGCGACGTCGCCGCGGCGATGATGGAGGAGCCGGGCGGCACGGCGCTGGTCGAGGAGTCGATCGCCGAGGCGCTCGACTTCCGCCGCGCGATGCGCAAGGTCGACGAGGAGTGGGGCGCCGACTGGTGGTTCAAGGTGTGGGGGCCGGACGACCTGTCCGAGGAGGGCATCGAGGAGCGCGACGCGTGGATGCTGAAGCCGGGCGAGCGCTGGCACGGCTTCGGCCAGCTCGAGGACAGCTTCAACATGCTGGACCCGATCAAGGCCACCATCGTCACGCCGGGCCTCGACGTCGACGGCGACTTCGCCGACTGGGGCATCCCGGCGGCGATCGTCACCAAGTACCTCGCCGAGCACGGCGTCATCGTCGAGAAGTGCGGCCTGTACTCGTTCTTCATCATGTTCACGATCGGCATCACCAAGGGCCGCTGGAACACGATGGTCACCGAGCTGCAGCAGTTCAAGGACGACTACGACAAGAACCAGCCGCTGTGGAAGGTGCTGCCCGAGTTCTGCCAGAAGCACCCGCGCTACGAGCGCGTCGGCCTGCGCGACCTGTGCCAGCAGATCCACGACGTGTACAAGGCCAACGACGTCGCCCGCCTGACCACCGAGATGTACCTCTCCGACATGGTGCCGGCGATGCGCCCGGCGGATGCCTTCGCCAAGATGGCGCACCGCGAGATCGAGCGCGTCGCCATCGACCAGCTCGAGGGGCGCGTCACCAGCGTGCTGCTGACGCCGTACCCGCCGGGCATCCCGCTGCTGATCCCGGGCGAGCGCTTCAACGCGACCATCGTCAACTACCTGCGCTTCGCGCGCGACTTCAACGCCCGCTTCCCGGGCTTCGAGACCGACATCCACGGCCTCGTCAAGGGCGACGACGGGCGCTACTACGTCGACTGCGTGAAGTAA
- the dcd gene encoding dCTP deaminase, with protein MAIKSDKWIRRMAEEHKMISPFAPELVREVNGQKIVSYGTSSYGYDIRCADEFRVFTNINSTIVDPKAFDPNSFVEVSGKGYCVIPPNSFALARTVEYFRIPRSVLTVCLGKSTYARCGIIVNVTPFEPEWEGYVTLEFSNTTPLPAKIYAGEGCAQVLFFESDEICETSYKDRGGKYQGQVGVTLPKI; from the coding sequence ATGGCCATCAAATCCGACAAGTGGATCCGCCGCATGGCGGAAGAGCACAAGATGATCTCGCCCTTCGCGCCCGAGCTGGTGCGCGAGGTGAACGGGCAGAAGATCGTCTCCTACGGCACGTCGAGCTACGGTTACGACATCCGCTGCGCCGACGAATTCCGGGTGTTCACGAACATCAACTCGACCATCGTCGATCCGAAGGCCTTCGATCCGAACTCCTTCGTCGAGGTCTCCGGCAAGGGCTACTGCGTGATCCCGCCGAACTCCTTCGCGCTGGCGCGCACCGTCGAGTACTTCCGCATCCCGCGCTCGGTGCTGACCGTGTGCCTCGGCAAGAGCACCTATGCGCGCTGCGGCATCATCGTGAACGTGACGCCGTTCGAGCCCGAGTGGGAAGGCTACGTGACGCTCGAGTTCTCGAACACGACGCCGCTGCCGGCCAAGATCTACGCCGGCGAGGGCTGCGCGCAGGTGCTGTTCTTCGAGTCCGACGAGATCTGCGAGACCTCGTACAAGGACCGCGGCGGCAAGTACCAGGGTCAGGTCGGCGTCACGCTGCCGAAGATCTGA